Proteins encoded within one genomic window of Pedobacter africanus:
- a CDS encoding FecR family protein codes for MNKENIIIQNLLQKYADHQISKEEYDKLLAYIKKHRATEDLELIMDRDWKKLSDEFPFSELKSEQLFQKIISNPVYAEPISVKSNARTFKLWRYVAGAVAAVAVIMMAVWMYSKSQRGSGSLHILTLVNDIPSGSNKATLTLANGKTINLSEAKTGVLIKGSMVTYNDGAAIGALADGEVDPAGSRIQTITTPKGGTYQITLSDGTRVWLNAASSLRYSASIYEQGLRRVSLDGEAYFEVAKDKAHPFVVSSRGQEVKVLGTHFNISSYSDEKSVKTTLLEGSVQVNSVLLKPDEQSVLENNKISVMPVDTEKIVAWKNGKFVFTSESIESIMKKLSRWYNVEVVYKGDFSDETFTGSISRYDNISRILEKITFTQAVHFKVEGRRVTVMP; via the coding sequence ATGAATAAGGAAAATATTATCATCCAAAATCTTCTTCAAAAGTATGCTGACCATCAGATCAGCAAGGAAGAGTACGATAAGCTTTTGGCTTACATTAAAAAGCATAGGGCAACTGAGGATTTGGAATTGATTATGGACCGGGATTGGAAAAAGCTTAGTGATGAATTTCCATTTTCTGAATTAAAAAGCGAACAGCTATTTCAAAAAATCATTTCCAATCCGGTTTACGCTGAACCAATATCGGTAAAATCTAATGCCAGAACATTTAAACTCTGGCGGTATGTTGCCGGAGCAGTAGCGGCAGTAGCTGTAATTATGATGGCTGTTTGGATGTACAGCAAAAGCCAGCGGGGTTCAGGATCTCTCCATATACTGACACTGGTAAACGATATCCCGTCTGGCAGCAATAAAGCCACCTTAACCTTAGCTAACGGGAAAACCATAAACCTGAGTGAAGCTAAAACCGGCGTTTTGATAAAAGGTAGCATGGTAACTTATAATGACGGCGCTGCAATTGGTGCGTTAGCTGATGGTGAAGTGGATCCGGCAGGTAGCCGGATCCAAACCATTACTACACCTAAAGGTGGAACCTATCAGATTACATTGTCTGATGGAACAAGGGTATGGTTAAATGCTGCTTCGAGTTTAAGGTATTCTGCAAGCATATACGAACAGGGGTTGCGTAGGGTTAGCCTGGATGGTGAGGCTTATTTTGAAGTTGCAAAAGATAAAGCCCATCCTTTTGTTGTAAGTAGTAGGGGGCAAGAGGTAAAAGTGCTGGGTACCCATTTTAATATCAGTAGCTATTCTGATGAAAAAAGCGTTAAAACAACATTATTGGAGGGGTCAGTCCAGGTAAATAGTGTTTTACTGAAACCTGACGAACAATCTGTTCTTGAGAATAATAAAATCAGCGTCATGCCTGTTGATACGGAGAAAATAGTAGCCTGGAAAAACGGAAAGTTCGTGTTTACCAGTGAAAGTATCGAAAGTATTATGAAAAAGCTTTCCCGCTGGTATAATGTTGAAGTAGTTTATAAAGGGGATTTTAGTGATGAAACTTTTACAGGTTCAATCAGCCGTTACGACAATATTTCCAGGATCTTAGAAAAAATTACGTTTACCCAGGCTGTACACTTTAAGGTAGAAGGAAGGAGGGTTACCGTTATGCCATAG
- a CDS encoding SusC/RagA family TonB-linked outer membrane protein: MKINEKMGGYRYAEIPRKLLMIMKLTTIIMMVSLLQVSAISKAQITLNESRISMQKVLDKISTQSGYDFIYSDKDLKNLKPISVSLKNVSIQKALQVCFANQPLVYEVTDKTVMIRKKSFSFLDQLMSAFTAIDVRGTVLDEKGLPLPGATVKVKDTKRVATTNSDGEFQLNGINEDAVLQVSFLGYKTKEIAVGQSRIITVKMEPGSSDLEEVTVVSTGYQTLPKERATGSFNTIGQEQLEKPSTSIAQRLIGTTAGMQATLDADGNPRFEIRGQTALNIRNDFGIRNQNAAPLVVVDGFAIQGDFSTINPNDVESVTVLKDAAAASIWGAKSANGVIVIVTKKAKKGTPLNVNFSAFTRISRKLDLDYVNPLATSAETVDYEVKSFEKWGGDINDGSLPFAAYFSWAPAGVALTEQKLGFISETQRDALLAKYRTMSNKDQIRDELLRNPTVQQYNLDLSGSTGKMNNRLSLLYEDTQSNFKGSDNKKYMVNYNSDADIFKWLQLSFGGLVNYNKINRNGVNYNVNPYGLPNPLADIAALAPYEMLRNEDGSLTDLSPYYKPVLKRSVPTGLFPYADWSYNPIQEIANRKYKTEDLNLRLQAGLKFKIIKGLSFDTKVQYELANTFNSNYNNDKTFAVRNAVNTAASWNMVTNRITPNLPKGGTLEQSRARTEAYVFRNQINFDKKIGEDHEINFIGGSEINNFVYQTFENPKTYGYNEETLSVGTFPNGSGGQFAPILDWTGYPQVFSYANRFSYTTDRYFSLFGNASYSYKNKYTLSGSIRTDASNLITDDPSYRYAPFWSLGLGWQLGKEQFIQQVEWVDRLSLRATYGYNGNVDRSTSFRPLLGMGAIPNIYTGDVTATVSSFGNPTLRWEKTGTWDLGLDYSLFKGQLYGKVDVYNKSGRDLIATLSIPAANGTTRQNLNNAAMTNRGIEVELGTIQKIKGNDITWRGNLNFSYNKNKITKLFVANYHPSWLTSGGSIAYVEGQDANTIWRFQYAGVKNNQPTVYGPNGDQYDFSAYPPGDGRDFLLKMGTEVAPYTLGFMNSFKVYDFNLSFIVTGKFGHKFQRQGFNYPPSFNSKILPNKKVTEVLNGDPMKIVPLPLNQNEPRYYFWGRFTESLSYLIENASHIRMQEVNLSYNLPAALGSKVGMRRVQVFAQGNDLFTVVANKAGEDPEYPLGTLKPQPRISLGIKCEF, translated from the coding sequence ATGAAAATTAATGAAAAAATGGGCGGATACCGGTATGCGGAAATCCCCCGGAAATTATTGATGATTATGAAACTCACCACAATCATAATGATGGTATCATTACTTCAGGTAAGCGCAATCAGCAAAGCGCAGATTACATTGAACGAGAGCAGGATATCGATGCAAAAAGTACTTGATAAAATTAGTACCCAAAGCGGTTATGATTTCATTTATTCGGATAAGGACCTTAAAAACCTTAAGCCTATAAGCGTTAGCCTTAAAAATGTAAGTATTCAGAAAGCGCTGCAAGTTTGCTTTGCCAACCAGCCTTTGGTTTATGAGGTGACAGATAAGACTGTTATGATCAGAAAGAAAAGCTTTTCCTTTCTGGATCAGCTTATGTCTGCTTTTACTGCCATTGATGTTCGGGGCACTGTACTTGACGAAAAGGGCCTGCCTTTACCTGGAGCAACAGTAAAGGTAAAAGATACCAAAAGAGTAGCTACCACTAATTCTGACGGAGAATTTCAATTGAACGGAATTAACGAAGATGCAGTTTTACAGGTTTCTTTTCTAGGCTATAAAACAAAAGAAATAGCTGTTGGGCAGTCGCGCATTATTACAGTTAAAATGGAACCGGGTAGCTCCGATCTGGAAGAGGTAACAGTAGTGAGTACCGGATATCAGACACTTCCGAAGGAAAGAGCAACGGGGTCTTTCAATACAATAGGCCAGGAACAGTTGGAAAAACCATCTACTAGTATTGCACAAAGGTTAATTGGTACTACCGCCGGCATGCAGGCCACATTGGATGCTGATGGTAATCCCAGATTTGAGATCAGGGGGCAAACAGCTTTGAATATCAGGAACGATTTCGGAATCCGGAACCAGAATGCAGCTCCTTTGGTAGTAGTGGATGGATTTGCAATACAAGGTGATTTCAGTACAATCAATCCAAACGACGTGGAAAGTGTTACGGTACTTAAGGATGCAGCCGCTGCTTCTATATGGGGGGCTAAATCAGCCAATGGTGTTATCGTTATCGTAACTAAAAAAGCAAAAAAAGGAACACCTTTAAATGTAAACTTTTCAGCTTTCACCAGGATTTCCAGGAAACTGGATCTAGACTATGTGAATCCGTTGGCAACTTCTGCGGAAACTGTTGATTATGAGGTTAAATCGTTTGAAAAGTGGGGTGGGGATATTAACGATGGCAGCCTTCCGTTTGCTGCTTATTTTTCCTGGGCACCGGCAGGAGTGGCGCTGACTGAGCAAAAGCTAGGGTTTATTTCAGAAACGCAAAGGGACGCGCTTCTGGCGAAGTACCGGACAATGAGTAACAAGGATCAGATCCGCGATGAGTTACTTAGAAACCCAACTGTACAGCAGTACAACCTGGACCTATCGGGTTCAACCGGAAAGATGAACAATAGACTGTCTTTACTCTATGAAGACACCCAATCAAATTTTAAAGGCTCGGACAACAAAAAATATATGGTAAACTATAATTCAGATGCTGATATTTTTAAATGGCTGCAGCTAAGTTTTGGTGGCTTAGTTAATTATAACAAAATCAATAGAAATGGGGTGAATTATAATGTAAATCCATACGGCCTTCCCAATCCGCTTGCAGATATCGCTGCGTTGGCCCCTTATGAGATGTTGAGAAATGAAGACGGCTCATTGACGGACCTTTCACCTTACTACAAGCCAGTTCTGAAACGTTCTGTACCGACTGGCTTATTTCCTTATGCTGATTGGTCTTATAATCCTATACAGGAAATTGCCAATCGCAAGTATAAAACTGAGGACTTGAATTTGCGTTTGCAGGCGGGATTGAAGTTTAAAATTATCAAAGGTTTATCTTTCGATACCAAGGTTCAATATGAATTGGCTAATACTTTTAACAGCAACTACAATAATGACAAAACCTTTGCAGTAAGAAATGCAGTGAATACGGCTGCAAGCTGGAATATGGTCACTAATCGCATTACTCCAAACCTGCCAAAAGGTGGCACCTTAGAGCAGAGCAGGGCGCGGACTGAAGCTTATGTGTTTAGGAACCAAATTAATTTTGACAAAAAAATAGGCGAGGACCATGAAATCAATTTTATAGGAGGATCGGAGATCAATAACTTTGTATATCAAACTTTTGAGAATCCAAAAACTTATGGTTATAATGAGGAGACGCTTAGTGTAGGAACTTTTCCGAATGGATCGGGCGGTCAATTTGCCCCGATCCTGGACTGGACAGGGTACCCTCAGGTTTTTTCCTATGCTAATAGATTTTCTTACACTACTGACAGGTATTTCTCTTTGTTTGGCAATGCATCTTATAGCTATAAAAATAAATACACGCTTTCCGGGAGCATACGTACTGATGCTTCCAATTTAATTACAGACGACCCTTCTTATCGTTACGCACCTTTCTGGTCATTAGGCCTGGGTTGGCAATTGGGAAAGGAGCAATTCATTCAGCAAGTTGAATGGGTGGACCGCTTGTCTTTAAGGGCGACTTATGGCTACAATGGAAATGTGGACAGATCTACATCATTCCGACCTTTACTGGGCATGGGAGCTATCCCTAACATTTACACCGGCGATGTGACAGCAACCGTTTCTAGTTTTGGAAATCCAACATTACGATGGGAAAAGACCGGTACCTGGGATTTGGGGTTGGACTATAGTTTGTTTAAGGGACAGCTTTATGGGAAAGTAGATGTATACAATAAATCCGGCAGAGATCTTATCGCTACCCTTTCAATCCCTGCAGCTAACGGAACTACCAGGCAGAACCTTAATAATGCCGCAATGACTAACCGGGGCATTGAGGTGGAACTGGGAACCATACAGAAGATAAAAGGAAATGACATTACCTGGCGTGGAAACCTCAATTTCTCGTACAATAAGAACAAAATCACCAAATTGTTTGTAGCAAACTATCATCCTTCATGGCTTACTTCGGGAGGGTCAATAGCTTATGTTGAGGGACAGGATGCCAACACAATCTGGAGATTTCAATATGCTGGGGTTAAAAATAACCAGCCGACTGTGTATGGTCCAAATGGTGACCAGTATGATTTCTCGGCCTATCCGCCTGGAGATGGAAGGGATTTTCTGTTGAAAATGGGAACTGAAGTAGCACCTTATACACTTGGTTTTATGAACTCTTTTAAGGTTTATGATTTTAATTTGTCATTTATCGTAACCGGAAAGTTCGGTCACAAATTCCAGAGACAAGGATTTAACTATCCGCCAAGTTTTAATAGTAAGATATTGCCGAATAAAAAAGTAACTGAAGTACTTAATGGCGATCCGATGAAGATTGTGCCTCTTCCTTTGAACCAAAATGAACCCAGGTATTATTTCTGGGGCAGGTTTACCGAAAGCCTGAGCTACCTGATCGAAAATGCCTCACACATCAGAATGCAGGAAGTTAACCTAAGTTACAACCTGCCGGCGGCATTGGGTTCAAAAGTTGGTATGAGAAGGGTCCAGGTGTTTGCCCAGGGCAATGATCTTTTTACCGTTGTGGCCAATAAGGCAGGAGAAGATCCGGAGTACCCATTGGGAACGTTGAAACCACAGCCAAGAATCTCCTTAGGTATCAAATGTGAATTTTAA
- a CDS encoding cupin domain-containing protein → MKLLPIDINQVSQAATGDYTNLALSVVNDQVIRMSVMTRPYYWHYHPNSDESFLGLEGILIIELENQTIELYPGQLITIPKGMPHKTRPKNQRSVNLTFEHQHMETSIIGE, encoded by the coding sequence ATGAAACTGCTGCCAATTGATATCAACCAGGTTAGCCAGGCCGCTACTGGCGACTATACCAACCTAGCGCTTAGCGTGGTAAATGATCAGGTGATACGCATGAGTGTAATGACCCGTCCCTACTACTGGCATTATCATCCCAATTCAGATGAAAGCTTTCTGGGCTTGGAAGGTATATTGATCATAGAATTGGAAAACCAGACGATTGAATTGTATCCCGGCCAACTCATTACCATCCCTAAAGGCATGCCGCACAAAACCCGGCCAAAAAACCAACGTTCAGTTAACCTCACCTTTGAGCATCAGCACATGGAAACCTCTATAATAGGCGAATAA
- a CDS encoding RNA polymerase sigma factor, which yields MRAYGGYTDQELVVLLKQNNEAAFRLIFDAWHKKLYHFSLRYLNSREQSEEAVHDALINLWASREKIDETQPLGAYLYTICKRLCLNRIREAARFHAAAEKLWARYQDISHSTEEVLNLAELEAFTEQAVEKLSKQQQLVFRMSRYEGLSQQEIADKLNISKETVKKHSAEALKALRIHFETYGFSWLFLIFLNKM from the coding sequence ATGAGGGCTTATGGGGGGTACACCGATCAGGAACTGGTTGTTTTGCTTAAGCAAAATAATGAAGCTGCTTTTCGACTTATTTTTGATGCCTGGCACAAAAAGCTCTATCATTTTAGTCTGCGTTATTTGAATAGTCGGGAACAATCTGAGGAAGCTGTGCACGACGCCTTAATTAATTTGTGGGCTTCTCGCGAAAAAATTGACGAAACCCAACCCCTCGGGGCATACCTTTATACCATTTGCAAACGACTGTGCTTAAACAGGATCAGGGAAGCTGCCAGGTTCCATGCTGCAGCAGAAAAGTTATGGGCCAGGTACCAGGATATCAGTCACAGCACAGAGGAAGTTCTTAATCTGGCGGAACTTGAGGCTTTTACTGAACAAGCAGTTGAAAAATTATCTAAACAACAACAACTTGTTTTCAGAATGAGCAGGTACGAAGGTTTAAGTCAACAGGAAATAGCTGATAAACTAAATATTTCGAAAGAAACTGTGAAAAAACACAGTGCCGAAGCGCTTAAGGCGCTACGTATTCATTTTGAAACTTATGGTTTTTCTTGGTTGTTTTTGATTTTTTTAAACAAAATGTAA
- a CDS encoding tetratricopeptide repeat protein produces the protein MKKTLLLLICCLQLTSILAQSTSWGPWQTTACFKGIQFRTRPMDNDASNFTKYIQFRNTYPKKIAFSFVVKTGSQETDEYIKQNGGQYRTELKANSTDDGMMLVRLTNGNTPYLAVGYLRMLGNDEVEASQPYEGCDDNRYNTCLLCKLKPRPSCINYDKSKKEIINNTNPSSAISSENLIKNNIKSFLKEEIHLIYPGLTVNTPNVTIGNNNLEFSTEVIDQLPQYPCPSSKTFFSYSIPLTNIILEKIDKEVYAVGNKKVLNIRTTQKLRVVGKKYRQNPSECSALTEDKNYAENKLVSEFQFEYNFGPNDENFIQLQNAIEALKNPGHQTSLASQKVPAGKEQPEPINNVPVKQHITQENIIKAIETYNIGAKATAQEDWETAEKQFRAALLINPELQEAKKALSDLITYKTVLFYNEGIAAFNNKNLELAEEKLNQALTLTANHLESYLGLYSVLAAQDQILTSKMNALGNTKQGDATYVKLKNSKKALYKKVIPVCKKLIVLDQENQQQHKVNLKTALEFN, from the coding sequence ATGAAAAAGACCCTGCTGCTACTTATCTGCTGTTTGCAATTAACAAGTATACTCGCACAATCTACCAGCTGGGGGCCATGGCAAACAACCGCATGTTTCAAAGGCATACAGTTCAGAACAAGGCCTATGGACAACGATGCATCCAATTTTACCAAGTACATACAATTCAGAAATACCTATCCTAAAAAGATTGCTTTTAGTTTTGTGGTAAAAACCGGGAGCCAGGAAACGGATGAATACATTAAACAAAACGGCGGGCAGTACAGAACCGAACTTAAAGCAAACTCAACCGATGACGGTATGATGCTGGTAAGGCTTACCAATGGCAACACACCCTACTTAGCTGTAGGTTATTTACGAATGCTGGGAAACGACGAAGTAGAGGCCTCACAACCTTATGAAGGTTGTGATGACAACAGGTATAATACCTGTTTGCTTTGCAAGTTAAAACCCAGGCCTTCCTGCATTAATTATGATAAATCTAAAAAAGAAATAATTAATAACACGAACCCTTCATCTGCCATCAGTTCCGAAAATTTAATAAAAAATAATATCAAATCATTCCTTAAGGAGGAAATACATTTGATTTATCCCGGTTTAACTGTAAACACTCCAAATGTTACCATCGGAAACAACAATTTAGAATTTTCTACCGAAGTAATTGACCAATTACCCCAATACCCTTGTCCAAGTTCTAAAACATTTTTCAGCTATTCTATTCCGCTTACCAATATCATTTTAGAAAAAATTGATAAGGAAGTCTATGCCGTGGGGAACAAAAAAGTACTCAACATTAGAACAACCCAAAAACTTAGAGTAGTTGGAAAAAAGTACCGGCAAAACCCTTCTGAGTGTTCAGCATTGACCGAAGACAAAAACTATGCAGAAAATAAATTGGTTTCAGAATTCCAATTTGAATACAACTTTGGCCCAAATGACGAAAACTTTATTCAACTTCAAAACGCTATTGAGGCATTAAAGAACCCAGGGCATCAAACAAGTTTAGCTTCGCAAAAAGTACCTGCCGGTAAAGAGCAGCCAGAACCGATTAATAATGTCCCGGTTAAACAACATATAACACAGGAAAATATTATAAAAGCGATCGAAACCTACAACATAGGCGCAAAAGCAACAGCGCAGGAAGATTGGGAAACCGCCGAAAAACAATTCAGGGCCGCCCTGCTCATCAATCCTGAATTACAAGAGGCAAAAAAAGCACTATCAGATCTGATTACCTACAAAACCGTACTATTTTACAATGAAGGCATAGCCGCCTTTAACAACAAAAATCTGGAACTGGCCGAGGAAAAGTTAAATCAGGCCTTAACATTAACGGCTAACCATTTAGAATCTTATCTTGGTTTATACAGCGTTCTGGCGGCTCAGGACCAAATCTTAACAAGTAAAATGAATGCCCTGGGTAATACAAAACAGGGTGATGCTACTTATGTTAAACTAAAAAACTCAAAAAAAGCGCTGTATAAAAAAGTAATACCTGTTTGCAAAAAATTGATCGTGCTTGACCAGGAAAATCAACAGCAACACAAAGTCAACTTAAAAACAGCATTGGAGTTTAATTGA
- a CDS encoding RagB/SusD family nutrient uptake outer membrane protein, with the protein MKKIYRYLPIALILATLSTLLFSCKKFLEEPPSKTSSLVVKTTAQLNALLDNQNTFYSEDNRTQTYGTDDCGFTVELYNGGRNTFSTLYTIQFATWDTQYIPDASRDDLWNGEYAKIFAANLALTNLETVSGTSEEKAIIKADAHFIRAYSYWILANTYCLPYTEANKNELGLPIKTSTSFEEPIQRQPLEKVYQLIEADLAEALKTPVSLTQSGKPRHWRASIAGVNGFAARYYLNRNNYGKAIEHANAALADYNVLVDYNTEMRYGRDGVVNINPGTPQAQTVAIKYPYTHDNPDQTDLIKWKEFLYYRVLSNGNWWYIPSQQLLNLYDKTNDLRYQYHVVENYSYDRRMTNPSYDYPGYIFFYKQWIPSGPTVAEVLLTKAEAQARSNDPAAAMATVNILRAKRIKAGGPVNLVAADKADAIKKVLEERRREMPFIQRWFDIRRYNNNDDPDDDVALSRTFYPYTGAGVLFNQAPVTYTLPKNSRRFAVPLPKPEIISSNGAIQQNTY; encoded by the coding sequence ATGAAAAAAATATACAGGTACTTACCGATAGCGCTAATTTTAGCTACACTTTCCACCTTGCTTTTTTCCTGTAAGAAATTTCTGGAAGAGCCGCCGTCTAAGACTTCCTCGCTGGTTGTCAAAACTACAGCACAACTTAATGCGCTATTGGATAATCAAAATACTTTTTATTCAGAAGATAACCGTACGCAAACTTACGGAACAGATGATTGCGGATTTACAGTTGAGCTCTATAATGGCGGAAGAAATACATTTAGTACGTTATATACCATACAGTTTGCCACCTGGGATACCCAGTATATTCCTGATGCCAGCAGGGATGATTTATGGAATGGTGAGTATGCAAAAATCTTTGCCGCCAACCTGGCGCTGACTAACCTGGAAACGGTATCGGGAACTTCAGAAGAAAAAGCAATTATAAAAGCCGATGCACATTTTATTCGCGCCTATAGCTATTGGATATTGGCCAATACTTATTGTCTTCCATATACGGAAGCGAATAAAAATGAATTGGGACTTCCCATAAAAACCAGTACGAGCTTTGAGGAGCCCATTCAAAGGCAACCTCTTGAAAAAGTTTATCAGTTAATTGAAGCTGATTTGGCCGAAGCCCTCAAGACCCCGGTTTCCCTAACCCAATCTGGCAAGCCCCGCCATTGGCGCGCCAGCATTGCTGGCGTGAATGGTTTTGCTGCGCGTTATTATTTAAACAGGAACAATTATGGGAAGGCGATTGAACATGCAAATGCTGCTTTGGCAGACTATAATGTGCTGGTAGATTACAACACGGAAATGCGTTATGGAAGAGATGGCGTTGTGAATATTAATCCGGGCACGCCACAAGCGCAGACAGTAGCTATCAAATACCCCTATACACATGATAACCCAGACCAGACAGACCTGATCAAATGGAAAGAATTCCTTTACTATCGCGTTCTAAGTAATGGCAACTGGTGGTACATTCCAAGCCAGCAACTTTTAAACCTTTATGATAAAACCAATGATTTAAGATATCAGTACCATGTTGTGGAGAATTATTCTTACGATCGCCGAATGACCAATCCATCTTATGATTATCCGGGATACATTTTCTTCTATAAACAATGGATACCATCTGGGCCTACAGTGGCTGAAGTTTTGCTGACGAAAGCCGAAGCACAAGCCCGTTCCAATGATCCTGCAGCGGCAATGGCAACGGTAAATATATTAAGGGCGAAAAGGATTAAGGCAGGCGGACCGGTGAACCTGGTTGCAGCAGATAAAGCTGATGCGATTAAGAAAGTACTGGAAGAAAGAAGGAGAGAAATGCCTTTCATTCAGCGCTGGTTTGACATCAGACGTTACAACAACAATGACGATCCTGATGATGATGTGGCGCTTAGCAGGACCTTTTATCCATATACCGGAGCTGGTGTACTTTTTAATCAGGCCCCTGTAACTTATACTTTGCCGAAAAATTCGAGAAGGTTTGCTGTTCCGCTCCCTAAACCGGAAATTATTTCGAGCAATGGCGCAATCCAGCAAAATACCTATTAA
- a CDS encoding redoxin domain-containing protein — MKNFCYVFSGLLLMSISSIAQVPKKTTYEINGSIKGLNNDKAYLILHPSEASRKFDTLITAVAEGKFKFAGKVQQLRRASLYFGEPRLRKEAVVYVEPGKIQVRGNIDSLNYVTVTGTKTNDELTEAQRYLAPIYERRSALFQKRRSLGENSAEAEKLVKEAESKTDSINAYKIRFMETHPASQISYGYLYVLQDGLPTATAERIYNSFPSSWKNSQEGKGIYSKLQANKAVAVGKKAPDFTSTDTSGVKVKLSDFKGKYVLLEFWANWCVPCRALNPHLKEVYNKFNDKGFTIVQYSVDVKKDERKWKDAIKQDGLTWTQLCDLQNGQAPVAALYGVQPIPDSFLIAPDGTVLGRRLSPKALEEKLKSVLK; from the coding sequence ATGAAAAATTTTTGTTATGTTTTTAGCGGTCTGCTGCTGATGTCGATAAGCAGTATTGCTCAGGTCCCAAAAAAAACAACTTATGAAATTAATGGCTCAATTAAGGGGTTGAACAATGACAAGGCCTACCTGATCCTTCATCCTTCGGAAGCTAGCCGGAAATTTGATACCCTTATCACTGCGGTTGCTGAGGGCAAATTTAAGTTTGCAGGTAAAGTTCAACAGCTGCGCAGGGCTTCTTTATATTTTGGTGAGCCGCGCTTGCGTAAGGAGGCTGTTGTATATGTGGAGCCAGGAAAGATCCAGGTTCGCGGAAACATCGATTCGTTGAATTATGTAACCGTAACAGGCACTAAAACAAACGATGAGCTTACTGAAGCGCAACGTTATCTCGCGCCTATTTACGAGCGTAGATCCGCACTTTTTCAAAAGAGAAGAAGTTTAGGTGAAAATTCTGCCGAGGCTGAAAAGTTGGTTAAGGAAGCGGAAAGTAAAACAGATTCAATAAACGCCTATAAAATTCGCTTTATGGAAACCCATCCCGCCTCCCAGATCAGCTATGGCTATTTATATGTACTTCAAGATGGTCTTCCTACTGCTACTGCAGAGCGTATTTATAATAGCTTCCCTTCTTCATGGAAAAATTCTCAGGAAGGAAAAGGGATCTATTCCAAACTACAGGCCAATAAAGCTGTAGCAGTTGGGAAGAAAGCACCAGATTTTACCTCAACGGATACAAGTGGGGTAAAGGTTAAGCTAAGCGATTTTAAAGGCAAATATGTGCTGCTCGAATTTTGGGCCAATTGGTGTGTTCCCTGCAGGGCCTTAAACCCACATCTAAAGGAAGTTTATAACAAATTTAACGACAAAGGCTTCACGATAGTTCAATACTCTGTGGATGTAAAAAAGGATGAGCGCAAATGGAAAGATGCAATCAAGCAGGATGGACTAACCTGGACCCAGCTTTGCGACCTGCAAAACGGGCAGGCCCCGGTAGCAGCACTTTATGGGGTGCAGCCTATTCCTGATAGCTTTTTAATTGCTCCGGATGGTACCGTTTTGGGAAGAAGGTTGAGCCCAAAGGCATTGGAAGAAAAGTTAAAAAGCGTGCTAAAATAA
- a CDS encoding Rpn family recombination-promoting nuclease/putative transposase yields MQQETSVSTTTTTTEEVTSRYIDFKLDFSFHHFFAKEGHLDLLRDFLNSVFEGRKVIKQVRLGKTERKGDQKQNRKTVFDVYCTGDNNEDFIVEMQKGNQEHFKDRILFYTANLVQGHGKSVEANWDYKLPEIYFVAVMDFVLDESPNEHHIHDVLLVEMRTKKQFYDKLGYIYIELPKFTKTLDELETNEDKWLYCLRHMTEFEEIPVSLSNNSTFKKLFEVAEVTNLTPEEMDAYQRELKRKRDNYSHEQYILGKGIEQGLEKGEHKKAVEMALKLKARKMPAEEIAELTGLSKEEIESL; encoded by the coding sequence ATGCAACAAGAAACCAGCGTAAGCACCACAACAACTACAACGGAAGAAGTTACCTCCAGATACATAGATTTTAAGCTCGATTTTTCCTTCCACCACTTCTTTGCCAAGGAAGGGCATCTTGACCTTTTGAGAGACTTTTTAAACAGCGTGTTTGAAGGCCGTAAAGTGATTAAACAGGTAAGGTTAGGAAAAACCGAACGCAAAGGCGATCAAAAGCAAAACAGAAAAACCGTATTTGATGTGTATTGCACCGGCGATAACAATGAAGACTTTATCGTAGAAATGCAAAAAGGTAATCAGGAACATTTCAAAGACCGCATCTTATTTTACACCGCAAATCTTGTACAGGGGCATGGCAAATCCGTTGAAGCCAATTGGGATTATAAACTCCCCGAGATTTACTTTGTTGCCGTAATGGACTTTGTATTGGATGAAAGCCCAAACGAACACCACATACACGACGTTCTGCTGGTAGAGATGCGTACCAAAAAGCAGTTTTACGACAAGCTTGGGTACATTTATATTGAATTGCCAAAGTTTACCAAAACGCTGGACGAGCTGGAAACAAACGAAGACAAATGGCTGTACTGCTTAAGACACATGACAGAATTTGAGGAAATACCTGTATCTTTGAGTAATAACTCAACATTCAAAAAACTATTTGAAGTGGCAGAAGTAACGAATTTGACCCCCGAAGAAATGGATGCTTATCAGCGGGAGCTGAAAAGAAAACGTGACAATTATAGTCACGAACAGTATATTCTTGGAAAGGGTATTGAGCAGGGCTTGGAAAAAGGAGAGCATAAGAAAGCTGTAGAAATGGCGTTAAAACTAAAAGCCAGGAAGATGCCTGCCGAAGAAATAGCTGAATTAACTGGCCTGTCAAAAGAAGAAATCGAATCCCTTTAA